The following are encoded together in the Streptomyces flavofungini genome:
- a CDS encoding TIGR02679 family protein, with protein MSALPSATRAWLTGPGLARLWESVRKRLESNGVQATGSLRLAALNTQERNDLSLLLGKPLTGAAVTVRLDVLDARLRASAAGLGLRQTLEELGPPLTDRRAARADATARRERVWSSLASSLDASPLAGQDWARQWYDLLRRTGVPGGVTPEAAVWTLQQAVQVLTTLLGPERSGVRGRGELAAMATGSAHGLDDGTWLARLVQRGVALAHGTEFPDNAAGRRALWRLVSVTPDEVSSTVLTYGLRPEGEGWRERALRERADHHVEAHLTPRDLHALRPRFPAGTLIHICENPRVVEAAADTACVQPLVCTSGSAATVVITLLDALATAGCRFAYHGDFDWPGIALANRVIRRYEAQPWRMGTADYEHLAARSQAEGIPQLALDGQPVSADWDPDLAPAMAALGVALHEEATLDLLVDDLSRRT; from the coding sequence GTGAGCGCACTGCCCTCCGCGACGCGCGCATGGCTGACGGGCCCCGGGCTCGCCCGGCTCTGGGAGAGCGTACGCAAACGCCTGGAGAGCAACGGCGTACAGGCCACCGGCTCCCTCCGGCTGGCCGCGCTGAACACCCAGGAACGCAACGACCTGTCACTCCTCCTGGGCAAGCCCCTCACCGGTGCCGCCGTGACCGTACGGCTCGACGTACTCGACGCACGGCTGCGCGCCTCGGCCGCCGGACTCGGGCTGAGGCAGACCCTGGAGGAACTCGGCCCACCGCTCACCGACCGCCGTGCCGCCCGCGCGGACGCGACGGCACGGCGGGAGCGGGTGTGGTCGTCCCTCGCTTCGTCGCTGGACGCCTCCCCGCTCGCCGGCCAGGACTGGGCCCGGCAGTGGTACGACCTGTTGCGCCGGACCGGTGTTCCGGGAGGGGTGACGCCCGAAGCTGCCGTGTGGACACTCCAGCAGGCGGTCCAGGTCCTCACCACGTTGCTCGGACCCGAGCGGAGCGGCGTACGCGGCCGAGGAGAACTCGCCGCCATGGCGACCGGCTCCGCGCACGGCCTGGACGACGGCACCTGGCTCGCCCGCCTCGTCCAACGCGGCGTCGCCCTCGCCCACGGCACCGAGTTCCCCGACAACGCAGCTGGTCGGCGCGCTCTGTGGCGGCTGGTGTCCGTCACGCCGGACGAGGTCTCCAGCACGGTGCTGACCTACGGGCTGCGGCCCGAGGGCGAGGGCTGGCGAGAGCGCGCCCTGCGAGAACGGGCCGATCATCACGTCGAAGCCCACCTCACACCGCGTGACCTGCACGCCCTGCGGCCGCGGTTCCCCGCCGGAACACTCATCCACATCTGTGAGAACCCGCGCGTGGTGGAGGCGGCGGCGGATACGGCCTGCGTCCAGCCCCTGGTGTGCACGTCCGGCAGCGCCGCAACGGTGGTCATCACGCTTCTCGACGCCCTCGCCACCGCAGGCTGCCGCTTCGCGTACCACGGCGACTTCGACTGGCCGGGGATCGCGCTGGCCAACCGGGTCATCCGCCGCTACGAGGCCCAGCCCTGGCGCATGGGCACGGCGGACTACGAGCACCTGGCAGCTCGCAGCCAGGCCGAAGGCATCCCTCAACTGGCGCTCGACGGCCAGCCGGTCAGCGCGGACTGGGACCCGGATCTCGCCCCTGCCATGGCCGCCCTCGGCGTCGCGCTCCACGAGGAGGCCACTCTCGACCTTCTGGTGGACGACCTGTCACGTCGAACGTAG
- a CDS encoding SCO5918 family protein, protein MRCVIARFPFELTKAGVLESMKGVTPEPVTGESVIIGRRQYPVKQVGQVITRQDRRDFSAGEVVRAMTRLGFTCRTAPTAAPAPALTLSPLQRASAMLGTNVA, encoded by the coding sequence ATGCGTTGCGTCATCGCCCGCTTCCCCTTCGAGCTGACCAAGGCCGGCGTGCTGGAATCGATGAAAGGGGTCACGCCCGAGCCGGTCACCGGTGAGTCGGTGATCATCGGGCGGCGCCAGTACCCCGTCAAGCAGGTCGGCCAGGTGATCACCCGCCAGGACCGCCGCGACTTCAGCGCCGGCGAGGTCGTCCGTGCGATGACCCGGCTCGGGTTCACCTGCCGTACGGCCCCGACGGCCGCGCCCGCGCCCGCGCTCACGCTCAGCCCGCTCCAGCGGGCCTCCGCCATGCTGGGGACCAACGTGGCCTGA
- a CDS encoding cold-shock protein produces the protein MANGTVKWFNAEKGFGFIEQDGGGADVFAHYSNIATQGFRELTEGQKVTFDIAQGQKGPTAENIVPA, from the coding sequence ATGGCCAATGGCACTGTGAAGTGGTTCAACGCGGAAAAGGGATTCGGCTTCATCGAGCAGGACGGTGGCGGCGCCGACGTGTTCGCCCACTACTCGAACATCGCCACCCAGGGCTTCCGTGAGCTTACCGAGGGCCAGAAGGTGACCTTCGACATCGCGCAGGGCCAGAAGGGCCCGACGGCCGAGAACATCGTTCCCGCCTGA
- a CDS encoding CBS domain-containing protein — MTLVQTQLHPANADSTHTAMVHAAQEAGPRVWDDMTVEVALSVMAGARVRHLLICDEDGMRTGLITLARLTAVRDSSGYTDRMRLCDIGGGSGPSPLAALGRAR; from the coding sequence TTGACGCTGGTTCAGACGCAGCTCCACCCGGCGAACGCCGACTCCACGCACACGGCGATGGTCCACGCCGCGCAGGAAGCCGGGCCGCGGGTCTGGGACGACATGACGGTCGAGGTCGCGCTGTCCGTCATGGCCGGCGCCCGGGTCAGGCACCTGCTCATCTGCGACGAGGACGGCATGCGGACCGGCCTGATCACCCTGGCCCGGCTCACCGCCGTCCGTGACAGCTCCGGATACACGGACCGGATGCGGCTGTGTGACATCGGCGGGGGCAGCGGGCCATCTCCCCTGGCCGCCCTCGGCCGCGCCCGCTGA
- a CDS encoding TIGR02680 family protein, whose translation MTTDAHGFVPLRRSGAATTTGTRFRLHRAGIRNVWQYDAQEFSFGDGRLLLRGKNGAGKSKALEMLLPYLLDGDSRALDATGTGRTTLPWLMLDGFEQTNRLGYLWVEFRGTADDGGPRHLTLGAAIRASKSTQKAVPTFFVTTLRIGEELHLVEGGKPLPVDRLKEIVGSDNTTDRAVTHRARVARDLFGITDATRYRNLTQLLHRLRRPTVGDRIEHGGLASLLSETLPGLDEDVIEKVARNLHDLDAVRDELGRLERTDTALRTFLASYRGYLSGVLRASAERVGRELGVLTQRRRAAGDAAQRTSDLRTQEEESQGRLETLREEEQAARTDLAALHASHAYRGLRELSERRGTVEALRAAAVAAFTTLRNAHDAEEGTAERLAEGVEHLGGRLAELGTEHRELLTQAEKAGLPAGHLGEAVALPRTVLAQAAETELTTPDGETHAVRHRSVARVDTTTARDGLRSWQGRLENAETVAKNRSRMVQEVTRLISKADEARAAAAQVDAERERLEAEAEEAAGRLDGSRQKVAEESGAYARRVAEWATRTRTALGSDCPPLAAVHTAVGHETSADAPFADRTLPPDIDGEAWRAAQAALEPYGDELAVRRDALVLGVGHVSEELDRLAQQKRDWEQRTDPEPPAPHHRVAERMSGSGAPFYRLVDFADDLAPGDRAGLEGALEASGILDAWVGADGVLLDPRTRDTLLRPGPALPDGPTLASALRPAPEPGCGVTPERVERLLAAIALTPAAQTSAHNAVHFDGSWRSGVLSGRHDKADAEYVGAAVRAETRRRVLAELAERIARTQQRLADVRAELAVADALRRALTLAERDFPRARSLADAWNRAESAERALRDLTAKATRAARLAEEARALAVAARAEADATATAHDLPGDPDALDRARTALAALLSGVGHLRRAVGGTGERLGAHQADAARYGRAREDRLTAEEGYRVHLTGLRTAEQDLRTREEAIGSSEEEILARERETKERIANAVRALPAAQRTRDDLHDLRVRAEEDEKRLRGTLTDQETAVIGTGGALRGALSRPEVVLGAGLDRSSLPDCVSDDPGADVRSRLRALRALAEAVEQALGRPKGEVSDSTLLNRHTDLRDQLAGGFDAQLEERDGIKVCRLVDDHGSHDVAAVGERIAVQAAEARGRLTEREREVFQRFLTGELGDHLSAQVITAANLVAALNNTLRTVRTSHGLGVELLWKLDEDVDADVRAAVGLLRGPSSLRTREETEQLREVLQRRIEDARRADPSAGYAAHLRTALDYRDWFRFHTFVVEDAAPGRRRKLTGRTGLSQGEQRVLSYLVLFAAAAAHFTSLAESAPHAPRLILLDDAFAKVDEPTHGRLGRILVDLDLDFVLTSERLMGNWPEVPSLHIYECLRDPHVRGVATLHYTWNGRHRRLVSV comes from the coding sequence GCTGCACCGGGCAGGCATCCGGAACGTCTGGCAGTACGACGCCCAGGAGTTCTCCTTCGGCGACGGACGGCTGCTCCTGCGCGGCAAGAACGGCGCGGGCAAGTCCAAGGCCCTGGAGATGCTGCTCCCCTATCTCCTGGACGGCGACTCCCGGGCGCTGGACGCGACCGGCACCGGCCGCACCACGCTCCCCTGGCTGATGCTGGACGGGTTCGAGCAGACCAACCGTCTCGGGTACCTGTGGGTGGAGTTCCGGGGCACGGCCGACGACGGCGGCCCCCGCCACCTGACGCTCGGCGCCGCCATCCGTGCCTCGAAGTCCACTCAGAAGGCAGTGCCGACATTCTTCGTCACCACCCTGAGGATCGGTGAGGAGCTGCACCTGGTCGAGGGCGGAAAGCCACTGCCGGTCGACCGGCTCAAGGAGATCGTCGGCTCCGACAACACGACCGACCGAGCGGTCACGCACCGCGCCCGGGTGGCCCGGGACCTGTTCGGCATCACCGACGCGACGCGCTATCGCAACCTCACCCAGCTCCTGCACCGGCTGCGGCGCCCCACTGTCGGGGACCGCATCGAGCACGGGGGCCTGGCCTCCCTGCTGAGCGAGACCCTGCCGGGGCTCGACGAGGACGTGATCGAGAAGGTGGCGCGCAACCTCCACGACCTCGACGCCGTGCGGGACGAACTCGGCCGCCTGGAACGCACCGACACGGCTCTGCGCACCTTCCTCGCCAGCTACCGCGGCTACCTGTCCGGAGTCCTGCGCGCCTCCGCGGAGCGAGTCGGTCGCGAGCTGGGCGTCCTCACACAGCGGCGCCGGGCGGCCGGAGACGCCGCACAGCGGACGAGTGACCTGCGGACACAGGAGGAGGAGTCGCAGGGCCGGCTGGAGACCCTGCGCGAGGAGGAACAGGCCGCCCGGACCGACCTGGCCGCCCTGCACGCCAGTCACGCCTACCGCGGCCTGCGCGAACTGTCGGAACGCCGCGGCACGGTAGAGGCACTGCGCGCCGCCGCCGTGGCCGCGTTCACCACCCTGCGCAACGCACACGACGCGGAGGAGGGCACGGCGGAGCGGCTGGCCGAAGGTGTCGAACACCTCGGCGGCCGACTGGCCGAACTGGGCACCGAACACCGTGAGTTGCTGACGCAGGCGGAGAAGGCCGGGCTTCCCGCCGGCCATCTCGGCGAGGCGGTGGCCCTGCCGCGCACAGTCCTCGCCCAGGCCGCCGAGACGGAGCTGACGACCCCGGACGGGGAGACCCACGCCGTGCGACACCGGTCGGTCGCCCGCGTGGACACGACGACGGCCCGGGACGGACTGCGCTCCTGGCAAGGCCGGCTGGAGAACGCCGAGACGGTCGCGAAGAACCGGTCCCGGATGGTCCAGGAGGTGACCCGCCTCATCTCGAAGGCGGACGAGGCCCGCGCCGCGGCGGCTCAGGTCGATGCCGAGCGGGAACGGCTGGAGGCCGAGGCGGAGGAAGCCGCAGGCCGTCTCGACGGCAGCCGCCAGAAGGTCGCCGAGGAGAGCGGCGCCTACGCCCGCCGTGTCGCCGAGTGGGCGACGCGGACACGGACCGCGCTGGGCTCCGACTGCCCGCCGCTGGCCGCCGTACACACCGCCGTCGGTCACGAGACCTCCGCCGACGCGCCGTTCGCGGACCGCACGCTGCCGCCCGACATCGACGGCGAGGCGTGGCGGGCCGCTCAGGCCGCACTGGAGCCGTACGGCGACGAACTCGCCGTACGCCGGGACGCGCTCGTGCTCGGCGTCGGCCACGTCAGCGAGGAACTCGACCGTCTGGCGCAGCAGAAGCGGGACTGGGAGCAGCGCACCGACCCTGAGCCGCCGGCCCCGCACCATCGCGTCGCCGAGCGGATGTCAGGCAGCGGAGCGCCCTTCTACCGGCTCGTGGACTTCGCGGACGACCTGGCGCCGGGCGATCGGGCAGGTCTGGAAGGGGCGCTGGAAGCGAGCGGGATCCTGGACGCGTGGGTGGGCGCGGACGGCGTTCTGCTCGATCCGCGCACCCGGGACACCCTGCTCCGGCCCGGCCCCGCGCTTCCGGACGGACCGACTCTCGCCTCGGCCCTGCGCCCGGCTCCCGAACCGGGGTGCGGCGTGACGCCCGAGCGTGTGGAGCGTCTGCTGGCCGCGATCGCGCTCACCCCGGCAGCACAGACCTCCGCGCACAACGCGGTGCACTTCGACGGCAGTTGGCGCTCGGGCGTCCTCAGCGGCCGGCACGACAAGGCCGACGCCGAGTACGTGGGAGCCGCCGTACGGGCCGAGACCCGGCGGCGCGTCCTCGCCGAGCTGGCGGAGCGGATCGCGCGGACGCAGCAGCGGCTGGCCGACGTCCGCGCCGAACTCGCCGTAGCCGATGCCCTGCGTCGGGCTCTCACGCTCGCGGAGCGGGACTTCCCCAGGGCACGGAGTCTCGCGGACGCATGGAATCGGGCCGAATCAGCCGAGAGGGCCCTGCGTGACCTGACCGCCAAGGCGACGCGGGCGGCACGGCTGGCCGAGGAGGCCCGCGCTCTCGCGGTAGCGGCGCGTGCCGAGGCGGACGCCACCGCGACCGCCCACGATCTGCCCGGCGACCCCGATGCCCTGGACCGCGCGCGCACCGCACTGGCTGCCCTGCTGAGCGGCGTCGGGCATCTCCGCAGGGCCGTCGGTGGCACGGGGGAGCGGCTCGGCGCGCATCAGGCGGATGCCGCACGGTACGGACGCGCCCGCGAGGATCGCCTGACCGCGGAGGAGGGCTACCGGGTCCACCTCACCGGACTGCGCACCGCCGAGCAGGACCTGCGTACCCGCGAGGAGGCCATCGGGTCGTCCGAGGAGGAGATCCTCGCCCGCGAACGCGAGACCAAGGAGCGCATCGCGAACGCCGTCCGCGCCCTGCCCGCGGCACAGCGCACTCGCGACGACCTCCATGACCTGCGGGTGCGCGCGGAGGAGGACGAGAAGCGCCTGCGCGGGACGCTGACGGACCAGGAGACGGCGGTCATCGGCACGGGCGGCGCTCTGCGCGGGGCTCTCAGCCGACCGGAGGTGGTGCTGGGCGCCGGTCTCGACCGGTCCTCGCTGCCCGATTGCGTGTCGGACGATCCCGGCGCGGACGTCCGCAGCCGTCTGCGCGCGCTACGGGCCCTCGCCGAGGCCGTGGAGCAGGCCCTCGGCCGTCCGAAAGGCGAGGTGTCGGACAGCACCCTGCTCAACCGGCACACCGATCTGCGCGACCAGCTGGCCGGCGGATTCGACGCACAGCTGGAGGAACGCGACGGGATCAAGGTGTGCCGTCTGGTCGACGACCACGGATCCCATGACGTCGCGGCCGTCGGCGAGCGGATCGCCGTCCAGGCGGCGGAGGCCCGAGGGCGGCTCACCGAGCGCGAACGCGAGGTGTTCCAGCGGTTCCTGACCGGTGAGCTCGGCGACCACCTCTCGGCACAGGTCATCACCGCGGCGAACCTGGTCGCAGCTCTCAACAACACCCTGCGGACCGTGCGTACCTCCCACGGTCTCGGTGTCGAGCTGCTGTGGAAGCTGGACGAGGACGTGGATGCGGACGTCCGGGCAGCCGTGGGTCTGCTGCGCGGTCCGTCGAGCCTCCGGACGCGCGAGGAGACCGAGCAGCTCCGCGAAGTCCTGCAACGCCGGATCGAGGACGCCCGGCGCGCCGATCCTTCCGCCGGATACGCCGCCCATCTGCGGACCGCGCTGGACTACCGCGACTGGTTCCGCTTCCACACCTTCGTGGTCGAGGACGCGGCTCCGGGCCGCCGCAGGAAGCTGACCGGCCGGACCGGTCTCAGCCAGGGCGAACAACGGGTCCTCTCCTACCTCGTGCTCTTCGCCGCAGCCGCCGCCCACTTCACCAGCCTCGCCGAATCAGCGCCGCACGCGCCACGGCTGATCCTCCTGGACGACGCCTTCGCGAAGGTCGACGAACCCACCCACGGCCGGCTGGGCCGTATCCTCGTCGACCTCGATCTCGACTTCGTCCTCACCAGCGAGCGGCTCATGGGCAACTGGCCCGAGGTTCCGTCCCTGCACATCTACGAGTGCCTCCGCGATCCCCACGTCCGAGGCGTGGCCACCCTGCACTACACCTGGAACGGCCGCCACCGGCGTCTGGTGTCCGTGTGA
- a CDS encoding DEAD/DEAH box helicase — protein sequence MNRTRTNDRLTRARKGGADAGKGGRHFGSSSPRRSGGSHRSGGSHRPGGHGRRTAAPQGEFALPTTITAALPAVESFADLDMSAQLLAELGRQGVTVPFPIQGATLPNSLAGRDILGRGRTGSGKTLAFGLALLSRVAGRRAEPRQPLGLILVPTRELAQQVTDALTPYARSVRLRLATVVGGVSIGRQAGALRGGAEIVVATPGRLKDLIDRGACRLDQVGVIVLDEADQMADMGFMPQVTALLDQVRPEGQRMLFSATLDRNVDLLVRRYLTDPVVHSVDPSAGAVTTMEHHVLHVQGADKHAATAEIAARDGRVIMFLDTKHAVDRLTQDLLNSGVRAAALHGGKSQPQRTRTLDQFKTGHVTVLVATNVAARGIHVDNLDLVVNVDPPTDHKDYLHRGGRTARAGESGSVVTLVTPSQRRGMLRLMSDAGIRPQVTAVRSGEPELHRITGARTPSGIPVVITAPLVERPKRGSASRGRRRPGSASRRASVQQPPVENAA from the coding sequence ATGAACCGCACACGCACGAATGACCGCCTCACCCGCGCCCGTAAGGGCGGTGCCGATGCCGGAAAGGGTGGGCGCCACTTCGGATCGTCGTCCCCGCGACGTTCGGGCGGATCGCACCGGTCCGGCGGATCGCACCGGCCCGGCGGTCACGGCCGTAGGACCGCTGCGCCACAGGGTGAGTTCGCGCTCCCCACGACGATCACTGCCGCGCTTCCCGCTGTGGAGAGCTTCGCCGATCTCGACATGTCCGCCCAGTTGCTGGCCGAACTCGGCAGACAGGGCGTCACCGTCCCGTTCCCGATCCAGGGCGCGACGCTGCCGAACTCCCTCGCAGGCCGTGACATCTTGGGCCGTGGGCGCACCGGCTCCGGCAAGACCCTCGCCTTCGGGCTCGCCCTGCTCTCCCGCGTCGCCGGCCGGCGCGCCGAGCCCCGCCAACCACTGGGGCTGATCCTCGTCCCCACCCGCGAGCTCGCCCAGCAGGTGACCGACGCGCTCACTCCGTACGCCCGCTCCGTCAGGCTTCGCCTGGCCACGGTCGTCGGCGGGGTGTCGATCGGTCGGCAGGCCGGCGCGCTGCGCGGCGGAGCCGAGATCGTGGTGGCGACCCCGGGCCGTCTCAAGGACCTCATCGACCGTGGTGCGTGCCGGCTGGACCAGGTCGGCGTCATCGTGCTGGACGAAGCCGACCAGATGGCGGACATGGGCTTCATGCCACAGGTCACCGCGCTGCTCGACCAGGTGCGCCCCGAGGGGCAGCGCATGCTGTTCTCCGCCACGCTGGACCGCAACGTCGACCTCCTGGTGCGCCGCTACCTGACCGACCCTGTCGTCCACTCGGTCGACCCGTCGGCCGGGGCGGTCACGACGATGGAGCACCACGTCCTGCATGTCCAGGGCGCCGACAAGCACGCCGCCACCGCCGAGATCGCCGCCCGCGACGGCCGCGTGATCATGTTCCTGGACACCAAACACGCCGTCGACCGGCTGACTCAGGATCTGCTCAACAGCGGCGTGCGCGCCGCGGCGCTGCACGGCGGGAAGTCACAGCCGCAGCGCACCCGCACCCTGGATCAGTTCAAGACCGGGCACGTCACCGTGCTCGTCGCCACGAATGTCGCCGCCCGCGGCATCCACGTCGACAACCTCGACCTCGTGGTCAACGTCGACCCTCCGACCGACCACAAGGACTACCTCCACCGCGGCGGCCGTACCGCCCGCGCCGGCGAGTCCGGCAGCGTCGTCACCCTCGTCACGCCGAGCCAGCGCCGAGGCATGCTCCGGCTCATGTCGGACGCCGGGATCCGCCCGCAGGTCACCGCGGTCCGCTCCGGCGAGCCGGAACTGCACCGCATCACCGGCGCCCGGACTCCCTCCGGAATTCCGGTCGTCATCACCGCACCGCTGGTCGAACGCCCCAAGCGCGGCAGCGCCTCCCGTGGCCGTCGCCGTCCCGGTTCAGCGAGTCGGCGCGCGTCCGTGCAGCAGCCCCCTGTCGAGAACGCGGCCTAG